From the Pseudodesulfovibrio indicus genome, the window CGGGGGCGGTGCTCCGGAGGGGGTGGATCACGAACTGTGCGACCGGGCCGCGATCCGCTCCTCGTGATGGCGCTTGCGGTTCGAGGCGTCCTCCAGCTTGTAGAGCAGCTCCTCGAACTCCACGGGCTTCATCAGGTAGTCGAAGGCGCCCAGCTCCATGCCCCGGATGGCGATCTCCATGCTGGCGTGGCCGGTGAGCATGACCACCTCCACCAGGGGCTGCGCCTCCTTGATCTTGTGCAGGGCGGTCAGGCCGTCCATGCCCGGCATCTTGACGTCGAGCAGGATCACGTCCGGCTGGAACGCCTCGAGCCGCTCGAGGGCTTCCTCGCCCGACCCGGCCTGGGCCACGGTCATGCCGCGCCGGGTCAACCGTTTTCCCAGCGCATTCCTGAATGATTCCTCGTCGTCCACGAGGAGCGCTTTAATCTCGGCCATGAGCCTCACTCCGTTTCGTTC encodes:
- a CDS encoding response regulator, which codes for MAEIKALLVDDEESFRNALGKRLTRRGMTVAQAGSGEEALERLEAFQPDVILLDVKMPGMDGLTALHKIKEAQPLVEVVMLTGHASMEIAIRGMELGAFDYLMKPVEFEELLYKLEDASNRKRHHEERIAARSHSS